TTTGTATTTaacagacattaaaaaaaaaacgaaagaaagCGCCAGGGAGAATTCACTTGAATCTTTTAATGCACAGGTGTAaaagcggcggcccgggggccaaatctggcccgccacatcattttgtgcggcccgagaaaataaatcatgagtgccgactttctgttttaggatcaaattcaaatagttatagatgtacattacatttctaaAAGTAAATCGATATTTTCCGTTTCCGACTTTAACATGGAacgtaattaaaaatatatattttgtttccatttgaaatttttcattacaaaggaaaaaagctcaagtaaacattgttttataatcTATAAAAACGATatttttagggcttttaatccaataaaaaaaaatctaaaatctaGTGTTCATCTCGCAACAGCGCCCCCGTTGTCTGTGGTGGTTActtggtgtaattgcagttttaaatgaaatatatattttgtaatatcGTTGACAAAATTATTTCATGATAAATATCGCGCAGCTCTACATTGAACTATTTTGAAATTGAACTTCCTTTTCTTATGTTTAGACGTGTGTTAGTTAACAAACCAAAACCTCGCTTGACTATTTTGGCTGAATTGAAAATGCCAcgcctctcttttttttgtgcatagATGATGTTTTGGAGGCTTTAGTGAACACTGGGCTGGACATGTCGGCTCTGGACGAGCGCTCCGTGCTGGAGGAGCGTTCCATCAAGGAGGCCGTGACGCGTTCGGGGATGAAGTTCCGCTGGGAGAAGCTGAGCGAGCCGCCCTTGCCCCGCCCCAACAGGGATGCCGTGCCCGGGTGAGTCGCCGTTGCCGCGCCGGCTCGACAGAAGCCTGACGCTGGCTCGACCCCGCACAGGCCGCCCGCTCCGGCGGACCGACTGGTGCCGCGCCCCCCCGTGGTGACCGTCATGGGTCACGTGGACCACGGCAAGACCACGCTGTTGGACTCCCTGCGCAAGAGCCAGGTGGCCGCCTCCGAAGCCGGCGGCATCACGCAGCACATCGGCGCCTTCCGAGGTGAGCCGTCTCGAACCCGTCGCCTCTCTTTTGCCATCctaacccccctcccccctccttcTGTTTCAGTGGACTTGCCCACGGGCGAGCGCATGACTTTCCTGGACACGCCCGGGCACGCCGCTTTCTCGGCCATGAGGGCGCGCGGCGCCGTCGCCACCGACATCGTCGTCCTGGTGGTGGCCGCCGACGACGGCGTCATGGCGCAGACGGTGGAGTCCATCCGACACGCCAAGCGAGCCGAGGGTACGTAGGCACAACCTCCGCTGCCTTCCCCCCTTGAACCCTGACTCTGACTCCGCCTCTTTCCAGTCCCCATCATCGTGGCCGTCAACAAGTGCGACAAAAACGGCGCCGACCCCGAGCGGGTCAAGCGGGAGCTGCTGGCCCACGACGTGGTGTGCGAGGACCTGGGCGGCGACGTCCAGGCCGTGGACGTCTCCGCCCTGACCGGACGCAACCTGCCGGCGCTGGCCGAAGCCGTGGCCGCGCTGGCCGAGATGTTGGAGCTCGGCGCCCCGCTGGACGGACCCGCCGAGGCCCTGGTCATCGAGAGTCGCACGGACAGGGGCAAAGGGTGAGTGTCCCCCGTCGAGCCGTTCCGAGCGGGAACCCGGCTGATCTCTCGCGTGCGCCAGCCCCGTGACGACGGTGCTGGTCCAGCGGGGGTCGCTACGCCGCGGTCGCCTGCTGGTGGCGGGCAAGACGTGGGCCAAGGTGCGCTCTCTGACGGACGAACGCGGCCGCTCGGTGGAGGAGGTGCGGCCCGGCGAGGCGGTGGAAGTGTGCGGCTGGAGGGAGGCGCCCTCCGCCGGGGACGTGGTCCTGGAGGTGGAGTCGGAGGTCAGTAAGGTTGATTTTTTGACTTACTTGACCATTTATCAGCGCAGATATTTGGACATTATCTTAAAATAGCATCTTTAGGGTGCTTTTGAGGCATAGCCTTTaacatgctttatttttttatactaccAATATTAATTTGTCCACTGAGGGCACTTGCACCTTCCAATTCCCTTGACACCACAACGTTTAGCTgcttttttgaaaaattataaCCGTTCATATGGTTCAAATTGTTTTAATAATCACGTTTGATGTTTTGTCTCCTCCCAGCAACGAGCACGCGAAGTGTCGGAGTGGCGCTGCCACCAGGAGGCGGAGGAGCGCCTGGTGGCCGAAGAGAGCGCCGTGTTGGCCGAGCGCCAACGTCACCGTGATGCCTATGGGGAGGAGCGGGCCAGTCTGGCGCACCTGAGCTGGCGCCAGAGGAAGTCGCTGCTGTACCGCCGTGACAGGAAGAACTTTGCTCGCCGGGTCTCCGAGAAGAATGTGGCCTCCGAGGACCCCCGACTGGCGCTCGTCGTCAAAGGTGAGCCCGCCCTCCGTCTAGCTTAAGTCACGTACACATTGTAAATGCATTGCCTCACAAAGAATGTtcacttttgtatttttcacttttttatttatcttgcaAAATGCTAAACTTTTAATGTTTGTCGGACACAGCCGACGTGGACGGCTCGCTGGAGGCCATCATGAACATCCTGGAGACGTACGACGCCCACGATCAGTGTCAGCTGGACGTGGTCCACGTCGGTGTGGGCGACGTCTCGGAAAATGATGTCGGCATGGCGCAAGCTTTTGGAGGTAAGTGCCACCGCCTCGATCACCTTGCACGCGCCATCCGTTTGACGGCGCTGCTTTTCACAGGCGCCGTGTACGGCTTCAACGTATCGGCGAGCAAGGCGGTCCTCCGGGCGGCCGAGCGCCAGGACGTCCCCGTCAAGACCCACGCCGTCATCTACAAGCTGATGGACGAGCTAAAGGCTGACATTGGAGGTCGCCTCCCGCCGCGTGTAACACGTGAAGTCCTGGGTGAAGCGAATGTGCTGGCCGTCTTCGATGTGACCACGGCGGGCAAGAAGAGGATGCCGGTAGCCGGCTGCCGCGTCTTCAAGGGCCAGCTGGAGCGCAAGATGAAGTTCCGCCTTCTCCGAGGGGACGAAGTGCGGTGGGAAGGTAAGGATGATCGCCGGAATCAAATTAAATGGAGATAAAGttgtggaaaataaaaataactttattgATTCAGGTGGACTGCTAGCACTCAAGCATCACAAAGACGACGTCGCCAGCATCGGGTCGGGCTCCGAGTGCGGACTCTCGGCAGACGGCGACGTGGACTTCCAGCCTGGTGACGTCATCCAGTGTTACCGTGAAGTGGAGGTGGCGCAGGTCACCGACTGGGATCCAGGATTTTGAGCGCAGGTATTAAAGAAAAGGGGCAAGGGGTGCTGGTAACATCTTCGTCACCCGCTTCATAGCTGTTCCATGTCTTTCAGGTTTGCTGATCTTCCGGACTCGGCGCCACCAGACATTGCTCCTCCAGACTCTGCCCTGCTGGAGGGCACTTCCCTGAACTCTTTGCTGCTGGAGGGTGTTGCCACGGATGCTTCTCCGCCAGTGGGCACTCTGCCGATTCCGGCTTCCGGCTCCTCCTCAGACTCTGAGTCACTTTCGTCGCTCAGGTCGTCCAAGCCGGTCCTGTCGCCACACAGACACACGTTAGCAACCCCTCCCAAGTTGGACACAGTCAACGTTCCAACTCACCAGAGACACTTTGCCTCCATCTTGCGCTTCTTGACGGGGGGCTCTCGGCCAGAACTGCCGGGTTTAGCGGCAGAGGATGCTGCCGCTGCTGCCTGCAAACCTGAGAGCAAAAATGAAGCCATGGACTTAGACAATTTTGAACGTAATGGAggaataaaatgtgaaatgtatGACTTGTATTGTTTATGCATGCTTTAAGGATTCAAACCTTTGAGTACAGAATCCTCCAGTCTCTCGGCCAAACTGTGGCACTGGCGTTGGTAGTCGGGGTCGCTTGCGTCGTGCTGCGGTCGTTCGGCTTTCTTGCGCAGACGCTCGATACGACGCTCCTCCCGCTCCACCTCGCGGTCCGCCTGCCGCTTCAGCCACTCGCCCATCCTGAACGCACGCCATTGTTAACCACAATCCTCAACGCCAAAGCCACCGCCGTGGTACCGACTCTTTCTCGTGGTTGACGTCTCGCAGCCTCCGTCCGCTCAGGTCCCGGCAAGCCTCGCGATTGGTCGTCTTCTCGATCTGTGCGCCGAGGGCTCGCAGCATGGAGCCGAAGCCtggaggaaaaagaaaatggtcAGGGCACAAGTAGAAGTGGTTCGCTGAC
This region of Stigmatopora nigra isolate UIUO_SnigA chromosome 6, RoL_Snig_1.1, whole genome shotgun sequence genomic DNA includes:
- the sde2 gene encoding splicing regulator SDE2, translated to MENNTEIFVCAPGFFRFSKCVFPPGAAVRDVLERFVQQWGTSPEDFYVCASRPDDLLQAGAVYRLAPRLVGGKGGFGSMLRALGAQIEKTTNREACRDLSGRRLRDVNHEKEMGEWLKRQADREVEREERRIERLRKKAERPQHDASDPDYQRQCHSLAERLEDSVLKGLQAAAAASSAAKPGSSGREPPVKKRKMEAKCLWTGLDDLSDESDSESEEEPEAGIGRVPTGGEASVATPSSSKEFREVPSSRAESGGAMSGGAESGRSANLKDMEQL
- the mtif2 gene encoding translation initiation factor IF-2, mitochondrial isoform X1 → MLQWTKVASRLAADWPWRRSVCGGAPLLASNKFKGEKKKPQRPPGKAKADKKEVEIRRTMTVEALARAMDKDADDVLEALVNTGLDMSALDERSVLEERSIKEAVTRSGMKFRWEKLSEPPLPRPNRDAVPGPPAPADRLVPRPPVVTVMGHVDHGKTTLLDSLRKSQVAASEAGGITQHIGAFRVDLPTGERMTFLDTPGHAAFSAMRARGAVATDIVVLVVAADDGVMAQTVESIRHAKRAEVPIIVAVNKCDKNGADPERVKRELLAHDVVCEDLGGDVQAVDVSALTGRNLPALAEAVAALAEMLELGAPLDGPAEALVIESRTDRGKGPVTTVLVQRGSLRRGRLLVAGKTWAKVRSLTDERGRSVEEVRPGEAVEVCGWREAPSAGDVVLEVESEQRAREVSEWRCHQEAEERLVAEESAVLAERQRHRDAYGEERASLAHLSWRQRKSLLYRRDRKNFARRVSEKNVASEDPRLALVVKADVDGSLEAIMNILETYDAHDQCQLDVVHVGVGDVSENDVGMAQAFGGKCHRLDHLARAIRLTALLFTGAVYGFNVSASKAVLRAAERQDVPVKTHAVIYKLMDELKADIGGRLPPRVTREVLGEANVLAVFDVTTAGKKRMPVAGCRVFKGQLERKMKFRLLRGDEVRWEGGLLALKHHKDDVASIGSGSECGLSADGDVDFQPGDVIQCYREVEVAQVTDWDPGF
- the mtif2 gene encoding translation initiation factor IF-2, mitochondrial isoform X2 translates to MLQWTKVASRLAADWPWRRSVCGGAPLLASNKFKGEKKKPQRPPGKAKADKKEVEIRRTMTVEALARAMDKDADDVLEALVNTGLDMSALDERSVLEERSIKEAVTRSGMKFRWEKLSEPPLPRPNRDAVPGPPAPADRLVPRPPVVTVMGHVDHGKTTLLDSLRKSQVAASEAGGITQHIGAFRVDLPTGERMTFLDTPGHAAFSAMRARGAVATDIVVLVVAADDGVMAQTVESIRHAKRAEVPIIVAVNKCDKNGADPERVKRELLAHDVVCEDLGGDVQAVDVSALTGRNLPALAEAVAALAEMLELGAPLDGPAEALVIESRTDRGKGPVTTVLVQRGSLRRGRLLVAGKTWAKVRSLTDERGRSVEEVRPGEAVEVCGWREAPSAGDVVLEVESEQRAREVSEWRCHQEAEERLVAEESAVLAERQRHRDAYGEERASLAHLSWRQRKSLLYRRDRKNFARRVSEKNVASEDPRLALVVKADVDGSLEAIMNILETYDAHDQCQLDVVHVGVGDVSENDVGMAQAFGGAVYGFNVSASKAVLRAAERQDVPVKTHAVIYKLMDELKADIGGRLPPRVTREVLGEANVLAVFDVTTAGKKRMPVAGCRVFKGQLERKMKFRLLRGDEVRWEGGLLALKHHKDDVASIGSGSECGLSADGDVDFQPGDVIQCYREVEVAQVTDWDPGF